One part of the Bacteroidota bacterium genome encodes these proteins:
- a CDS encoding insulinase family protein has product MKPGYSITKIILLLIIMTATEIFAGGVFPYKVHRVTLQNGFKALLIPMPGSGLVSYYTVVRTGSRDEWEPGKSGFAHFFEHMMFRGTNKYPLYDSVTTSIGADANAYTDDDLTVYHLNFAAEDLDKVMDLESDRFQNLNYKKDQFMTEAGAVYGEYRKSVTNPFSVLFEKFQDMAFDKHTYKHTTIGFEADIKEMPNQYEYSLSFYNRYYRPENCVLVITGDFDVASVTGMVEKYYSSWKTGYTPPKIEMEPKQTAPREAKIKYDGKTLPLLAIGYKYDGFNVFNKGYMSMIPFADIAFGETSELYKKLVLDEQKVQFIAGGAQTRRDPFPFMIYSRVKAEKDLDYVNQEIEKTIDYYKNNLVSKEQLDKLKKRMKYQFLMGLDSPEAVASVLPMFITLSGDIEILDEFYTQMMDITPQDIQNAVKKYFVKESRNQVILTGN; this is encoded by the coding sequence ATGAAACCCGGTTATTCAATAACTAAAATTATCCTGCTATTAATTATCATGACAGCTACTGAAATATTTGCCGGTGGTGTTTTCCCTTACAAAGTTCACAGGGTTACACTTCAAAACGGATTTAAAGCCCTTCTTATCCCGATGCCGGGAAGCGGTCTGGTTTCATACTATACCGTCGTCAGAACGGGAAGCCGTGACGAGTGGGAACCCGGAAAAAGCGGATTTGCCCACTTTTTTGAGCACATGATGTTTCGCGGTACTAACAAGTATCCGCTTTACGACTCGGTTACCACTTCCATCGGTGCCGATGCAAATGCCTATACAGATGATGACCTTACGGTTTACCATTTGAATTTTGCTGCAGAAGACCTGGATAAGGTCATGGATCTGGAATCCGACCGTTTCCAAAATCTGAATTATAAAAAAGACCAGTTTATGACGGAAGCAGGTGCTGTTTACGGTGAATACAGAAAAAGTGTCACAAATCCGTTTTCAGTGCTTTTTGAAAAATTTCAGGATATGGCTTTTGACAAACACACTTATAAGCATACGACTATCGGATTTGAAGCTGACATAAAAGAGATGCCAAACCAGTATGAATACAGTCTCTCTTTTTACAATCGTTACTACAGACCCGAAAATTGTGTTCTCGTTATTACAGGTGACTTTGATGTAGCGAGTGTGACGGGAATGGTCGAAAAATATTATTCATCATGGAAAACAGGCTATACTCCTCCAAAAATTGAAATGGAGCCAAAGCAAACAGCGCCGAGGGAAGCAAAAATTAAATATGACGGTAAAACTCTTCCTCTTCTGGCAATCGGATACAAGTATGATGGATTTAATGTTTTTAACAAAGGTTATATGTCGATGATCCCGTTTGCGGATATTGCCTTTGGAGAGACGAGTGAATTGTACAAAAAACTCGTGCTTGACGAACAAAAAGTCCAGTTTATTGCCGGTGGAGCTCAGACCAGAAGGGATCCGTTTCCATTTATGATCTATTCGAGAGTTAAAGCGGAGAAAGATCTGGATTATGTTAACCAGGAAATCGAAAAAACGATTGATTATTACAAAAACAATCTGGTCTCAAAGGAACAGTTGGACAAATTGAAGAAGAGGATGAAATACCAGTTCCTCATGGGTCTAGACAGTCCCGAGGCGGTCGCCTCAGTTCTGCCGATGTTTATTACGCTTTCGGGAGATATCGAAATACTTGATGAATTTTACACCCAGATGATGGACATAACTCCTCAGGATATTCAAAATGCCGTCAAAAAGTATTTTGTTAAAGAGAGCAGGAACCAAGTAATTCTTACAGGAAATTGA
- a CDS encoding acyl carrier protein produces the protein MISERLKNTILKQLELEDYDIQDETKANTVPGWDSLSHANVILSIEKEYKIRLKHIEVLKCKNLGDLQRLVDSKIS, from the coding sequence ATGATATCAGAGAGACTAAAGAATACTATACTTAAACAACTTGAACTCGAAGATTACGACATTCAGGATGAGACTAAAGCAAATACTGTACCCGGTTGGGATTCACTTAGTCATGCCAATGTGATCCTTTCGATTGAGAAAGAATACAAGATAAGACTGAAGCACATTGAAGTTCTTAAATGCAAAAATCTGGGTGACCTTCAGAGACTTGTCGATTCCAAAATTTCGTAA
- a CDS encoding sterol desaturase family protein, translating into MFENDILEFFSKVHPSIPVIIFVPVIAFLFYQATLTGLTALTIFLLVTAGFIAWEISEYTIHRFLFHFEFQSEFGKKIHFLIHGVHHDYPSDPLRLVLPPSVSIPLAILFYFVFMALLGEVYFYPFYTGYVGGYLLYDMTHYAIHHFRMKNKFWLAIKNHHMKHHFQTDKAGFAISLPVFDKFFGSDFNQLEKKDNLQSGNT; encoded by the coding sequence ATGTTCGAGAATGACATTCTCGAATTTTTTTCAAAGGTGCACCCTTCCATTCCGGTGATTATTTTTGTTCCGGTGATTGCATTCCTGTTTTATCAGGCGACGCTCACCGGCTTAACAGCGTTGACGATATTTTTGCTCGTAACAGCAGGTTTTATTGCATGGGAGATTTCAGAGTATACCATTCACAGGTTCCTTTTCCATTTCGAATTTCAGTCTGAGTTTGGGAAAAAGATCCATTTCCTTATCCATGGTGTGCATCACGACTATCCCTCTGACCCTTTGCGACTGGTTTTACCTCCTTCTGTCAGTATTCCATTGGCGATATTGTTCTATTTCGTCTTTATGGCACTCTTAGGCGAGGTTTATTTTTATCCCTTTTATACGGGATATGTCGGGGGGTACCTGCTTTACGATATGACACACTATGCAATCCATCATTTCAGGATGAAGAATAAATTCTGGCTGGCGATTAAAAATCATCATATGAAACACCATTTCCAAACGGACAAGGCAGGATTTGCAATAAGCCTTCCTGTGTTTGATAAATTTTTTGGCAGTGATTTCAATCAGCTTGAAAAAAAGGATAATCTTCAGAGCGGTAATACATGA
- a CDS encoding dipeptide epimerase: MDSRRDFIKKASLLAGAAVVAGNGASITKFAINKMNSNKLKLSFRPYTLELKHVFTLATSSRTTTPVMLTEIQFGDVTGYGEASMPPYLGESHETATAFLSKVKLDQFSDPFKLEEIVDYIDTVDTGNYAAKASVDIALHDLVGKLIGQPWYKIWGYDPAKTPNTSFTIGIDKPEVVKEKVREAAEYKILKVKLGRDTDKEMIETIRSVTDKPICVDVNQGWKDKQAALDMIHWLKEKGVVFVEQPMDKKNLDDNAWLTQNSPLPTIGDEAVQGLADVLKAKGVYSGINIKLMKCGGMRTANKMVSLADGLGLKVMIGCMTETSCAISAAAQLSPMALWADLDGALLISNDIYKGTTITDGKVTLSSLPGIGIEKI; encoded by the coding sequence ATGGATTCCAGAAGAGATTTTATAAAAAAAGCTTCGTTACTGGCAGGAGCTGCGGTAGTGGCAGGAAATGGAGCCTCAATAACAAAATTCGCAATAAATAAAATGAACAGCAATAAACTAAAGTTAAGTTTCAGACCTTATACCCTTGAACTAAAACATGTTTTTACTCTTGCAACGAGTTCAAGAACCACCACTCCAGTAATGCTTACTGAAATTCAGTTTGGAGATGTTACGGGTTACGGTGAAGCCTCAATGCCACCCTATTTGGGTGAAAGTCACGAGACGGCAACTGCTTTTCTTTCAAAAGTGAAACTTGATCAATTCAGTGACCCTTTCAAACTGGAAGAGATAGTAGATTACATCGATACTGTGGATACAGGGAACTACGCTGCAAAAGCCTCGGTTGACATAGCCTTGCATGATCTGGTCGGTAAATTGATCGGACAGCCCTGGTATAAAATCTGGGGTTACGATCCTGCCAAAACTCCTAATACAAGTTTTACAATAGGAATAGACAAACCGGAAGTGGTAAAAGAGAAAGTACGGGAAGCTGCCGAGTACAAAATACTTAAGGTAAAACTCGGTCGTGATACGGATAAAGAGATGATTGAAACCATTCGCTCGGTTACCGATAAACCGATTTGTGTCGATGTTAATCAGGGTTGGAAGGACAAACAGGCGGCTCTGGACATGATTCATTGGCTCAAAGAAAAAGGTGTTGTTTTTGTCGAACAGCCGATGGACAAAAAGAATCTTGACGATAACGCATGGCTTACCCAAAACAGCCCTCTGCCAACCATAGGCGATGAAGCGGTTCAGGGGCTTGCGGATGTTCTAAAGGCTAAGGGAGTTTACTCAGGTATCAACATCAAACTGATGAAATGTGGCGGAATGAGAACAGCCAACAAGATGGTAAGTCTTGCTGATGGATTGGGTTTAAAAGTGATGATAGGTTGTATGACCGAGACTTCATGCGCCATTTCAGCCGCAGCACAGCTTTCACCGATGGCGTTATGGGCTGATCTTGATGGAGCACTTCTCATCAGCAATGATATTTATAAAGGAACTACAATAACGGATGGAAAGGTTACTCTTTCATCGTTACCAGGAATTGGAATAGAAAAAATTTAA
- a CDS encoding glycoside hydrolase family 9 protein: MSRKTIFIFLAGLLFSSCFFSSTNKADDNVKLIPVVTDDRGDFASDVFVRVNQVGFRRLDVKTAVVLSKKDMGGVKFYIKDVKSGKDVFESRIQPSIAGWGGFNFCHVIDFTGFGSEGTFVIDVDGSRSSNFKIGEGIYNTIVDSLLLFFKVQRCGPTGPYLHKVCHLYDSPNVVGDDRAGKTDVTGGWHDAGDFTKFLNTTAFSTYMLLFAYEFNSKKMEFDKNKDGAPDVLEEARVGLDLLLRMNYKPNNLIIQVQDKRDQTVGWRMPENDTLKFDRPAFAGMGKNLIGIYTAALAMGSRIWKTRFQDAAFSDKLMKAANNIFALRNSAPDVDTNPIGLYQDSKYEGKLALGAIEMYISTGIASYLEEAKTLAKKADSDYWWSWGNINSLAQYRVAKYSSNMKQYIENNLSAFNDTRKKTPFGEGTSFSWGTTHTLLGIAMQSILFRDLTKSSLYDSVASYQRDYVLGKNPWGVSFIYNIGSRFTRNFHSQVGYFNKGYLPGAVAAGPVPAEILKGYNIQRTNSTYDKFNSPEVKYYDDRQDYITNEPTIVTNATAVFVFSHFYK, translated from the coding sequence ATGAGCAGAAAAACCATTTTTATTTTCCTTGCAGGACTTTTGTTTTCATCCTGTTTCTTTTCCTCAACCAACAAAGCTGACGATAATGTCAAACTTATCCCGGTGGTTACTGATGACAGGGGAGACTTTGCATCAGATGTCTTTGTGAGGGTCAATCAGGTCGGATTCAGGAGGCTTGATGTAAAAACTGCCGTTGTGCTTTCAAAAAAGGACATGGGTGGCGTTAAATTCTACATTAAAGATGTGAAGTCCGGAAAAGATGTCTTTGAGAGCCGGATACAACCGAGCATTGCAGGGTGGGGCGGGTTCAATTTCTGCCATGTAATTGATTTTACCGGTTTTGGTTCGGAAGGCACCTTCGTTATTGATGTGGATGGGAGCCGTTCTTCCAATTTCAAGATTGGAGAGGGTATCTATAATACAATAGTTGATTCTCTCCTGCTGTTTTTTAAAGTCCAAAGGTGCGGACCCACAGGTCCTTATTTGCATAAAGTATGTCACCTTTACGATTCTCCAAATGTTGTCGGTGATGACAGGGCAGGGAAGACTGATGTAACAGGAGGTTGGCATGATGCGGGCGATTTTACAAAATTTCTGAATACAACTGCATTTTCAACCTACATGCTCCTTTTTGCATACGAGTTCAATTCCAAAAAAATGGAATTTGACAAGAATAAGGATGGAGCTCCCGATGTTCTTGAAGAGGCAAGAGTCGGACTTGATCTGTTGCTTCGTATGAATTATAAACCGAACAACCTGATTATTCAGGTACAGGACAAAAGAGATCAGACTGTCGGCTGGCGGATGCCTGAGAATGATACCCTCAAATTTGACAGACCCGCTTTTGCCGGAATGGGTAAAAATCTCATAGGTATCTATACGGCAGCACTTGCAATGGGAAGCAGAATCTGGAAGACCCGTTTTCAGGATGCTGCTTTCTCCGATAAGCTGATGAAGGCCGCAAACAATATTTTTGCTTTGAGAAACAGTGCACCTGATGTGGATACCAATCCGATAGGGTTGTATCAGGACAGCAAGTATGAGGGAAAACTTGCATTGGGAGCAATTGAGATGTACATTTCCACAGGTATCGCCTCTTATCTTGAAGAGGCTAAAACCCTCGCTAAAAAAGCAGATTCAGACTACTGGTGGAGCTGGGGGAATATTAATTCCCTGGCACAGTACAGAGTGGCAAAATATTCGTCAAATATGAAACAGTACATCGAAAACAATCTTTCAGCCTTTAATGACACCCGGAAAAAAACTCCTTTTGGAGAGGGTACTTCATTCTCGTGGGGAACTACACATACGCTTCTCGGAATTGCGATGCAATCCATACTTTTTAGAGATCTGACGAAATCTTCATTATACGATTCCGTGGCAAGCTATCAAAGGGATTATGTTCTCGGCAAAAATCCATGGGGTGTATCATTTATTTACAACATCGGTAGCAGATTCACACGAAATTTTCATTCACAGGTCGGCTATTTTAATAAAGGTTATCTTCCCGGTGCGGTAGCGGCAGGACCGGTTCCGGCGGAAATTTTGAAGGGTTATAATATACAACGGACGAATTCAACTTACGACAAATTCAATTCGCCGGAAGTAAAATATTATGACGACAGGCAGGATTATATCACAAACGAACCAACAATTGTGACGAACGCTACAGCAGTATTCGTTTTTTCTCATTTTTATAAATAA
- a CDS encoding C40 family peptidase, with translation MSAQVATISQIDGVYMVITEKYAPDKRTAILDLKFDLDMPRNILTVSGETTVPAALEDMKKMLYNYTINDIVERLPSKSLKGYEYGVVTLSVANIRSKPSHPAELVTQALMGTPVTILKEDDDNWFLVQNPEGYIGWVDDAGVQSFTKKEMEGWYRADKVIFTDVYGFVYEDENAKGGTISDITAGGILQVKSTGKNGYKVTLPDGREGFVSKKSASPLKKWIKGQNPDSNAIIKTAKKFLGVPYLWGGTSPKGMDCSGFTKTVYFLNGIMLARDASQQCLYGEEVDVSKGYDNLKRGDLLFFGPKPEEGKKQRITHVGIYMGNKEFIHAAGMVGINSFDSASPIFSAYRTGMLVSARRILTKVDSPGIKKISVSDYIK, from the coding sequence ATGTCAGCACAAGTTGCCACCATATCGCAGATAGATGGTGTATATATGGTCATTACTGAAAAATATGCCCCGGATAAGCGGACGGCTATTCTGGATCTTAAATTTGATTTGGATATGCCGCGTAACATCCTTACTGTCTCCGGCGAGACTACCGTACCGGCAGCACTCGAAGATATGAAGAAGATGCTATATAACTACACAATCAACGATATCGTTGAAAGGCTCCCTTCAAAATCCCTAAAAGGTTATGAATATGGGGTGGTCACACTTTCAGTAGCGAACATCAGATCGAAACCTTCTCATCCTGCGGAACTTGTTACTCAGGCTTTGATGGGAACTCCTGTCACTATTTTGAAAGAGGATGATGACAATTGGTTTTTGGTTCAGAATCCTGAAGGATATATTGGCTGGGTTGATGATGCCGGAGTTCAATCGTTCACCAAAAAAGAGATGGAAGGCTGGTACAGAGCCGACAAGGTAATCTTCACAGATGTTTATGGTTTTGTTTATGAAGATGAGAATGCAAAAGGCGGTACAATATCGGACATTACAGCAGGGGGTATCCTGCAGGTTAAATCGACCGGCAAAAACGGTTATAAAGTGACACTTCCGGATGGCAGAGAAGGTTTTGTATCCAAAAAATCGGCTTCACCGCTTAAAAAATGGATCAAGGGACAAAATCCCGATTCAAACGCAATAATCAAAACCGCTAAAAAATTCCTGGGAGTGCCTTATCTCTGGGGCGGTACTTCCCCAAAAGGAATGGATTGCAGCGGATTTACCAAAACGGTGTATTTCCTGAATGGAATCATGCTTGCCAGGGATGCCTCTCAACAGTGTCTGTATGGTGAGGAGGTCGATGTTTCAAAAGGATATGATAACCTGAAAAGAGGGGATTTGCTCTTCTTTGGTCCTAAACCCGAGGAGGGGAAAAAACAGCGAATTACTCATGTTGGCATTTACATGGGGAACAAAGAATTTATCCATGCAGCCGGGATGGTGGGTATTAACAGTTTTGACTCCGCAAGCCCGATCTTTAGCGCTTACAGAACCGGGATGCTTGTCTCGGCAAGAAGGATTTTGACCAAGGTTGATTCACCCGGAATTAAAAAGATTTCGGTTTCAGACTATATCAAATGA
- a CDS encoding MBOAT family protein: MNSVIDFSKLAGLFVYSPDNPLQFGTLTFMFFLALGLLVYHAIYPNQRLRATFLLLFSAFIYYKIGGLFLILLLGVGVVNYYFGKILFGIADTDKRRYVLWGMVILNVGLLAYFKYTNFVLSQIATLQETEFTALDIMLPIGISFYIFKVLSFLFDIYYEKYEELPRLDDFMLYVAFFGNIQAGPIDRADEFIPQIKQDLLTSPEGKTTTGLAVFYLASGIIKKLIIADYISLNFITRVFEDPLRFTGAENILAIYGYSIQIYFDFSGYSDMAVGMALLFGYKIIDNFNSPYKATSVADFWRRWHISLSRWLLDYLFTPMQMGLRNMKQYGNAIALIVTFAVCGLWHGATWGFIIWGTVHGIIMGYSVLTKKLRAKGLMKAGVKEGGRVLNFVRGFITFNIITITWIFFRVDSLDKIPMIYTQITENLHAVVFTQFYGGFPGVLIFFVIGLIIIFFPEGAKEKIKTGLMNLPFWAQGLVLGFVIYLASQIMMAEMVPPIYFEF; the protein is encoded by the coding sequence TTGAATTCTGTCATCGATTTTTCCAAACTGGCGGGGCTGTTCGTTTACAGTCCGGACAATCCGCTTCAGTTTGGTACGCTTACTTTTATGTTCTTTCTTGCTTTGGGACTTCTTGTTTATCATGCAATTTACCCGAATCAGAGATTAAGAGCTACATTTCTACTGTTGTTCTCGGCGTTTATCTACTACAAAATTGGCGGTTTATTCCTCATCCTCCTGTTGGGCGTCGGGGTTGTAAACTATTATTTTGGAAAGATACTCTTCGGAATTGCTGATACAGACAAGCGAAGGTATGTACTTTGGGGAATGGTGATCCTGAATGTCGGATTACTTGCATACTTCAAGTACACAAATTTTGTGCTCAGTCAAATTGCAACTCTTCAGGAGACAGAATTTACAGCACTCGATATCATGCTTCCAATCGGTATCTCATTTTACATATTCAAGGTATTAAGCTTTCTTTTCGATATTTATTACGAAAAATATGAGGAATTGCCCCGTCTCGATGATTTTATGCTGTATGTTGCCTTTTTCGGGAACATTCAGGCAGGTCCTATCGACAGGGCGGATGAGTTTATTCCACAGATTAAACAGGACCTCCTCACTTCTCCGGAAGGGAAAACGACAACCGGACTGGCAGTATTTTATCTTGCTTCGGGAATAATCAAAAAGCTGATTATTGCCGACTATATATCCTTGAATTTTATCACAAGAGTCTTTGAGGATCCTCTAAGATTCACCGGCGCAGAGAATATACTCGCCATATATGGCTATTCGATTCAGATTTATTTCGATTTTTCGGGTTATTCTGACATGGCTGTGGGGATGGCTTTGCTGTTCGGATACAAAATTATCGACAACTTCAATTCACCATATAAAGCCACAAGTGTTGCCGATTTCTGGAGACGCTGGCATATCTCTCTTTCGAGGTGGCTGCTTGATTATCTTTTTACCCCGATGCAAATGGGGTTAAGGAACATGAAGCAATACGGGAATGCAATAGCGCTGATTGTAACATTTGCCGTCTGCGGACTTTGGCACGGAGCCACCTGGGGTTTTATCATCTGGGGTACCGTTCATGGCATCATAATGGGATATTCAGTGCTGACGAAAAAACTCCGGGCAAAAGGATTGATGAAAGCTGGTGTGAAGGAAGGGGGAAGAGTATTGAATTTTGTTAGAGGTTTCATCACTTTCAATATCATCACCATTACCTGGATATTCTTCAGAGTTGATTCATTAGACAAAATTCCAATGATCTACACACAGATTACAGAGAACCTGCACGCTGTGGTTTTTACTCAGTTCTATGGTGGATTCCCGGGAGTGCTCATCTTTTTTGTGATTGGACTCATTATCATCTTTTTCCCTGAAGGAGCAAAAGAGAAGATAAAAACGGGGCTTATGAATTTGCCATTCTGGGCACAGGGACTTGTTCTTGGATTCGTAATCTATCTGGCTTCTCAGATAATGATGGCTGAAATGGTTCCTCCTATCTATTTTGAATTTTAA
- a CDS encoding insulinase family protein, translating into MMNQTLKYTGFLFLLILVTSVNSMDKNRIVLLKTQEPVVTFRIWFNAGSKDDPKGKEGLAALTAALLNEGGTSKLTYSQILEKLYPLAAGYSASVSKENLVYSGSVHLDNLEEYLTLFTEQLLDPGFREEDFQRVKDEAISYLSTTLRYSSDEELGKAVLYNKIFQGTPYGHLTTGTIGSLKNITLDDVKWFYKKYFNKENFILGVGGGFDDRIVQNLWVNLQKLPDGLNNPGVQINPGQVSGLKVVIVEKKTNATAISMGYPIDLLRSNPEWYPLALANSWLGEHRNSSSHLYQVIREARGLNYGDYSYIEYYPNGGRLSKPPVNVPLKKHLFEMWIRPVPNETKHFAFRAAMREFDLLAKNGIGKDDFEMTRKFLQKYVLHYAPNTDMRLGYALDDKYYGIKEPGHLQKFREMMSGVTIDAVNSAIRKYFSLENMVVVFVTENASDLKDKLVKNTPSPIVYQTPKPESVLKEDKFISEFQIKIKPENVEIIKVEDLFN; encoded by the coding sequence ATGATGAACCAAACACTTAAATACACCGGCTTTTTATTTTTACTGATACTCGTAACGAGCGTAAACTCAATGGATAAAAACAGAATTGTATTGTTAAAAACCCAGGAACCGGTAGTAACATTCAGAATCTGGTTTAACGCAGGTTCCAAGGATGATCCTAAAGGAAAAGAAGGGCTTGCTGCTCTCACCGCTGCCTTACTAAATGAAGGAGGCACTTCCAAACTTACTTATTCCCAGATTTTGGAAAAACTTTATCCGCTGGCTGCGGGTTATTCGGCATCTGTTTCAAAAGAGAATCTTGTATATTCCGGGTCGGTACATCTTGATAATCTTGAGGAGTACCTTACACTTTTCACTGAACAACTCCTTGATCCCGGATTCAGAGAAGAAGATTTTCAGAGGGTGAAAGATGAGGCAATCAGTTATCTTTCAACCACTTTGAGATATTCGAGTGATGAAGAGCTCGGTAAAGCGGTGCTCTACAACAAAATCTTTCAGGGCACTCCATACGGTCACTTGACTACCGGGACAATCGGAAGTTTGAAAAACATTACCCTTGATGATGTAAAATGGTTTTATAAAAAATATTTCAACAAGGAGAACTTCATACTTGGTGTAGGAGGAGGATTCGACGACCGTATCGTACAGAATCTCTGGGTTAATCTGCAAAAACTACCCGATGGATTGAATAATCCCGGTGTTCAAATCAATCCCGGTCAGGTTTCAGGGTTAAAAGTTGTGATTGTCGAAAAAAAGACCAATGCAACAGCAATATCCATGGGTTATCCGATTGATCTGTTACGGAGTAATCCGGAGTGGTATCCATTAGCCCTGGCAAATTCATGGCTTGGTGAACACAGAAATTCAAGTTCACATCTTTATCAGGTGATTCGGGAAGCTCGGGGATTGAACTATGGTGATTACAGTTACATCGAATACTATCCGAATGGTGGAAGACTTTCGAAACCACCGGTGAATGTTCCTCTAAAAAAGCATCTGTTTGAGATGTGGATCAGACCGGTTCCGAATGAAACAAAACATTTTGCCTTTAGAGCAGCAATGCGTGAGTTTGATCTTCTTGCGAAGAACGGTATCGGAAAAGATGATTTTGAGATGACTCGTAAATTTCTGCAGAAGTATGTATTACATTATGCTCCCAATACCGATATGCGACTCGGATATGCGCTCGATGACAAATATTATGGTATCAAAGAACCGGGCCATCTGCAAAAATTCAGAGAAATGATGTCAGGTGTGACGATTGACGCAGTTAATTCGGCAATCAGGAAGTATTTTAGTCTTGAAAATATGGTAGTGGTGTTCGTAACAGAAAATGCGAGTGACCTTAAAGATAAACTTGTAAAGAACACACCATCACCGATAGTTTACCAGACTCCAAAACCGGAGAGTGTTTTGAAAGAAGATAAATTTATTTCTGAATTTCAGATAAAAATCAAACCTGAAAATGTGGAAATAATTAAAGTGGAAGACCTTTTTAATTAA